Proteins encoded together in one Amphiprion ocellaris isolate individual 3 ecotype Okinawa chromosome 14, ASM2253959v1, whole genome shotgun sequence window:
- the LOC111584710 gene encoding N-acetyllactosaminide beta-1,3-N-acetylglucosaminyltransferase 3-like, with protein sequence MCGLSKKHISIATSLVLGVLVLVGYFWFSEDLTGYKPILPQEDENKSVIQPKPEHEITANNYSWPKCQQNTSAAIIPGFSSLPHHIQDFLYYRHCRHFPMILDVPDKCGGADGSAEVFLLLVIKSSPVNYNRREVLRKTWAKERLQNGVWIRRLFISGTMGVGVEKKKLNKLLELEQREYNDVLQWDFNDTFFNLTLKQVLFLEWMDRNCPNVRFLMNSEDDVFANTDKMVAYLKSLKDNDGSKHLFTGYLIENRGPHRIPDNKHYVPVQVQETDTYPPYLGGGGFLLSGYSATVMYKMSHSIMLHPIDNVYMAMCLEKAELRPTCHTGVKIAGQRKSRQY encoded by the exons ATGTGCGG CCTTTCAAAGAAGCATATCTCCATTGCCACTTCCTTAGTGTTGGGAGTTCTTGTCTTGGTGGgttatttttggttttctgaAGACCTGACCGGCTACAAACCCATCCTCCCTCAAGAAGATGAGAATAAGTCTGTCATTCAACCAAAGCCAGAACATGAAATTACTGCTAATAATTACTCCTggccaaaatgtcaacaaaacacaTCAGCTGCTATCATCCCTGGCTTCAGCTCACTTCCTCATCATATACAAGACTTTCTCTACTATCGCCACTGTCGACATTTTCCCATGATACTGGATGTTCCTGACAAATGTGGAGGAGCTGATGGATCTGCAGAAGTCTTTCTTCTACTGGTCATTAAAAGCTCTCCTGTGAACTACAACCGTCGAGAGGTGCTGCGTAAAACCTGGGCTAAAGAGAGATTGCAGAATGGTGTGTGGATCCGAAGACTCTTCATCTCAGGAACCATGGGTGTTGGTgtagagaaaaagaaactcaacaaACTCCTCGAACTGGAGCAACGTGAGTACAATGACGTCCTCCAATGGGACTTCAATGACACATTCTTCAACCTTACTTTGAAGCAAGTCCTCTTCCTGGAATGGATGGACAGAAACTGTCCAAACGTTCGCTTCCTGATGAACAGTGAAGATGATGTTTTTGCCAACACAGACAAAATGGTTGCATATCTAAAATCCCTGAAGGACAATGATGGAAGCAAACACCTCTTTACTGGCTATCTGATTGAGAATAGGGGACCACATCGAATACCAGATAACAAGCATTATGTTCCAGTTCAGGTTCAAGAGACAGACACATACCCTCCTTATTTAGGTGGTGGAGGCTTCCTGTTGTCAGGCTACTCTGCTACGGTCATGTACAAAATGTCCCACTCCATCATGCTTCATCCCATTGATAATGTCTACATGGCAATGTGCCTCGAGAAAGCAGAACTTCGTCCTACATGCCACACAGGGGTTAAGATAGCAGGACAACGCAAGTCCCGACAATATTGA
- the LOC111584703 gene encoding N-acetyllactosaminide beta-1,3-N-acetylglucosaminyltransferase 3-like, whose product MLSISKKNVSIATPLVLGVLVLVVCFWLSEDLTDYKHILPKADVRKSVIQPKSPTRSSTHEYSWTKCQQNISAAIVPGFSSLPHHIQDFLYYRHCRHFPMILDVPDKCGGADGSADIFLLLVIKSSPVNYDRREVLRKTWAKERLQNGVWIRRIFISGTTGDGYEKKRLNKLLKLEQRENNDILQWDFSDTFYNLTLKQILFLEWMDRNCPHVRFLMNGDDDVLGHTDNMVAYLKNLKDNDGGKHLFTGHLIQYVGPIRSPGSKYYIPVQVQESEFYPPYCGGGGFLLSGYTAHVIYSMSHTISILPMDDVYMGMCMAKAGLGPASHAGVKTAGLPVPANAYDLDPCYFREVLLVHRFLPLNLYFMWNSLHDPNLKC is encoded by the exons ATGCTCAG CATTTCAAAGAAGAATGTCTCCATTGCCACTCCCTTGGTGTTGGGAGTTCTTGTCttggtggtttgtttttggttatCTGAAGATCTGACTGACTACAAACACATCCTCCCTAAAGCAGATGTGAGAAAATCTGTCATTCAACCCAAGTCACCAACCAGAAGTTCCACTCATGAATACTCCTggacaaaatgtcaacaaaacataTCTGCTGCCATCGTCCCTGGCTTCAGCTCACTTCCTCATCATATACAAGACTTTCTCTACTATCGCCACTGTCGACATTTTCCCATGATACTGGATGTTCCTGACAAATGTGGAGGAGCTGATGGATCTGCAGATATCTTTCTTCTACTGGTCATTAAAAGCTCTCCTGTAAACTACGACCGTCGAGAGGTGCTGCGTAAAACCTGGGCTAAAGAGAGATTGCAGAATGGTGTGTGGATCCGAAGGATCTTCATCTCAGGAACGACAGGTGATGGTTATGAAAAGAAAAGACTGAACAAACTCCTCAAACTGGAGCAGCGTGAGAACAACGACATCCTCCAATGGGACTTCAGTGACACATTCTACAACCTCACCTTGAAGCAAATCCTCTTCCTAGAATGGATGGACAGAAACTGTCCACATGTTCGCTTCCTGATGAACGGTGATGATGATGTTCTTGGCCACACAGACAATATGGTTGCATATCTAAAAAACCTGAAGGACAATGATGGGGGTAAACACCTCTTTACGGGACATCTGATCCAGTATGTGGGGCCCATTCGATCACCAGGCAGTAAATATTATATTCCAGTTCAGGTGCAGGAGTCAGAATTCTACCCTCCTTACTGTGGTGGTGGAGGTTTCCTGTTGTCCGGCTACACAGCTCATGTCATATACAGCATGTCCCACACCATCAGCATTCTTCCCATGGATGATGTTTACATGGGGATGTGCATGGCCAAAGCAGGACTCGGTCCAGCCTCCCATGCAGGAGTGAAGACAGCAGGGCTGCCTGTTCCTGCAAATGCTTATGATTTAGACCCTTGTTATTTTAGAGAAGTTCTGCTTGTTCACAGATTCCTTCCACTTAATTTGTATTTCATGTGGAACAGTTTACATGATCCTAATCTGAAATGCTAA